In Bacteroidales bacterium, the following are encoded in one genomic region:
- a CDS encoding porin family protein — MKQKLFAFTMALLCFTAISYSQVTVGIRAGVNLQNINGQDQRGDKLKNDLALGFHAGADVEIAVADPFFFQLGVLYSTKGAKNIFGTSGDKVNLSYVEVPLHFVFKPELGAGRLILGLGPYLAYGIGGSAVLDGNDVDVEYTKNRTVGDVNFTLKPLDAGADVFFGYEFPVPFYVQVNAQLGLLDLMPKVNNDNSDAIIKNTGFGVSVGYRFGGGGKR, encoded by the coding sequence ATGAAACAAAAACTTTTTGCATTCACTATGGCATTATTATGCTTTACAGCTATCTCATATTCACAGGTTACAGTAGGTATCCGCGCAGGTGTAAATTTACAGAACATCAATGGTCAGGATCAGAGAGGTGACAAATTAAAGAATGATCTCGCCCTTGGATTTCATGCCGGCGCCGATGTAGAAATAGCTGTTGCCGATCCTTTTTTCTTCCAGTTGGGAGTGCTCTATTCAACAAAAGGTGCGAAGAATATTTTTGGTACAAGCGGTGACAAGGTAAACCTGTCTTATGTAGAAGTACCTCTGCATTTTGTTTTTAAACCGGAACTCGGAGCGGGCCGCCTTATACTAGGCCTAGGGCCTTATCTTGCGTATGGAATTGGCGGTAGTGCGGTATTGGACGGTAATGATGTAGACGTTGAATATACAAAGAACAGGACTGTAGGGGATGTGAATTTCACCCTTAAACCCCTTGATGCCGGCGCTGACGTTTTTTTCGGATATGAATTCCCGGTGCCCTTTTATGTACAGGTCAATGCCCAGCTGGGATTGCTTGATCTTATGCCCAAAGTTAACAATGACAACAGCGATGCCATAATTAAGAACACGGGTTTCGGTGTTTCAGTGGGATACCGTTTTGGCGGGGGCGGGAAAAGGTAA
- a CDS encoding RNA polymerase sigma factor, whose amino-acid sequence MQKTAAEIKLKDEQLMISIHQGDTSAFNELYERYNRRLLYYFYRMLGNSTEKAQDFLQDIFIKIIERSELFDPSRRFSTWIFSVAHNMCKNEYRRMSIRSNTIREDLSHHYHEISEPEFRDDSITAEQIFNALDGLGEIEKTAFLLYYREDFSVQEISKVLSIPDGTVKSKLFYTRKKLLKTLNIEEN is encoded by the coding sequence ATGCAAAAGACAGCCGCGGAAATAAAACTAAAAGATGAGCAACTGATGATTTCAATTCACCAGGGCGACACCTCTGCTTTCAATGAATTATACGAAAGATATAACCGGAGGCTGCTCTATTATTTCTACCGGATGCTTGGAAATTCGACCGAAAAAGCGCAGGATTTTTTACAGGACATTTTTATTAAAATCATTGAACGGTCCGAGTTGTTTGATCCTTCGAGGAGATTTTCCACCTGGATCTTTTCGGTTGCTCATAATATGTGTAAAAATGAATACAGGCGGATGAGCATCCGGAGTAATACGATCAGAGAGGATCTGAGCCATCATTATCATGAAATCAGTGAACCTGAATTCAGGGATGATTCGATCACGGCGGAACAGATATTTAACGCCCTTGACGGATTAGGAGAAATTGAAAAGACGGCGTTCCTGCTATATTACCGGGAGGATTTTTCAGTGCAGGAAATCAGCAAAGTTCTTTCTATTCCTGACGGAACGGTGAAATCAAAATTATTCTATACCCGCAAAAAATTGTTGAAAACATTGAATATTGAAGAAAATTAG
- a CDS encoding FKBP-type peptidyl-prolyl cis-trans isomerase, translating to MKSLLILLLSAILVTPAFSQDNPKKSKKQKKKAEVTQPAVQTNALTNQLDTISYGLGIVLGTTIKNAGINALHDEVFVKAVEDAIHSNTPLISVEEANSFLDAYVQHLSELQAQETLKKGEEFLLNNSKKDSIITTQSGLQYKIIKEGSGNPPADTSVVTVHYTGKLIDGTVFDSSRERGEPAQFPVNRVIPGWTEALKMMKPGAVWVLYLPPTLAYGDKPMRTIPANSVLIFDVELLKVGE from the coding sequence ATGAAATCATTGCTAATCCTATTATTATCGGCGATTCTGGTAACTCCTGCATTTTCCCAGGATAATCCTAAAAAGTCAAAGAAACAGAAGAAAAAGGCAGAAGTGACCCAACCGGCGGTTCAGACAAATGCACTGACAAACCAGCTTGATACAATATCATACGGTCTTGGAATAGTGCTGGGAACCACTATTAAGAATGCCGGCATTAATGCTCTTCATGATGAGGTGTTTGTGAAGGCGGTTGAAGATGCTATTCATTCAAATACCCCTCTGATCAGTGTTGAAGAGGCCAATAGTTTTCTTGATGCATATGTTCAGCATCTCTCCGAATTACAGGCGCAGGAAACCCTAAAGAAAGGCGAAGAATTTCTGCTGAATAATTCAAAAAAAGACAGTATAATTACAACCCAGTCAGGACTACAGTATAAAATAATAAAGGAAGGTTCAGGCAATCCGCCGGCCGATACGAGTGTGGTAACCGTGCATTATACGGGAAAACTGATCGACGGAACGGTGTTTGACAGTTCAAGGGAACGCGGAGAACCTGCACAGTTTCCTGTGAACCGTGTAATTCCGGGCTGGACTGAGGCTTTGAAAATGATGAAACCTGGCGCCGTTTGGGTGTTGTACCTCCCTCCCACGCTAGCCTATGGTGATAAACCCATGCGCACAATCCCTGCAAACAGCGTGCTGATTTTTGATGTGGAGTTGCTGAAGGTGGGGGAATAG
- a CDS encoding OmpA family protein — MRKSRLFSIVVLSVVIFQGCSSLNKTQKGAAIGTAGGAAAGAIIGRASGNTALGTIIGATVGGVSGAVIGRQMDKQAEELKKEVPNANVERVGEGIIVELNDKVLFDFGKADLTAASRQSLDRIVQVFNKYPDTDIEVQGHTDNKGSEEYNQNLSVRRAVTVTDYLNSKGIPNSRLNVKGYGETAPKYTNDTEEGRAQNRRVEFLITANEKMKAEAAKSEGK, encoded by the coding sequence ATGAGAAAATCTCGTTTATTCTCAATCGTTGTACTTTCGGTAGTCATATTCCAGGGATGTTCCTCATTGAATAAAACTCAGAAAGGCGCCGCTATTGGCACAGCAGGCGGGGCAGCTGCCGGTGCGATAATCGGCAGAGCTTCAGGCAACACTGCACTGGGAACGATTATAGGTGCCACCGTAGGTGGTGTATCAGGTGCGGTTATTGGTCGGCAAATGGATAAGCAGGCCGAAGAGCTTAAAAAAGAAGTCCCAAATGCCAATGTGGAAAGGGTAGGGGAAGGGATCATAGTTGAATTGAACGATAAAGTGCTTTTTGACTTTGGTAAGGCAGATCTCACAGCCGCTTCACGTCAGAGTCTCGACAGGATAGTTCAGGTCTTCAACAAATACCCTGACACAGACATCGAGGTACAGGGACATACCGATAACAAGGGCAGTGAAGAATATAACCAGAATCTTTCAGTCAGAAGGGCGGTAACCGTTACCGATTATCTGAACAGCAAAGGCATTCCAAATTCAAGGCTGAATGTAAAAGGCTACGGAGAAACAGCTCCAAAATACACCAATGATACAGAAGAAGGCAGAGCGCAGAACAGGCGCGTAGAATTTCTCATCACTGCCAATGAGAAAATGAAAGCTGAGGCCGCAAAATCTGAAGGTAAGTAG
- a CDS encoding efflux RND transporter permease subunit, which produces MSLSSTSIKRPVLTTVFSLVIILFGFIGLTYLGVREFPSVDPAVITVNTTYPGANSDVIETQITEPLEQNINGIPGIRTLTSVSRQGSSSITVEFELSVDLETAANDVRDKVSQAQRLLPRDVDPPVVAKADADAEPIMMLAIKSNKRSLLELSEIADLTFKEQLQTIPGVSAVMIWGEKRYAMRLWLDPAKLAGYGLTPLDVRNAIGRENVELPSGSVEGNTTELTIRTLGLMTTPAQFDNLIIKQQGDQVVRVSDIGRAELGPEDIRGILKMNGVPMVATVIIPQPGANHIDITDEVYQRLAFMQRDLPDDINVEVGFDNTEYIRSSIKEVEDTIMIAFILVVVIIFFFLRNWRTTLIPIIVIPVSLIGAFFIMYLAGFTINVLTLLAIVLAIGIVVDDAIVMMENIYVKIENGMDPMEAGLKGSDEIFFAIVATTITLIAVFFPIVFLQGITGRLFREFSIVLAGSVAISAFVALTLTPMLSTKMLRPHSTHGWMFRKTEGFFVRLNDGYKNSLDSFFKRKWIAIPIVVGGIGLIVLLWFKIPAEMAPLEDRSQINLNTVAPEGATYEYRLAYGEDLADMVNKTVPEADKIQMMVRNNFSFVRIVLKKPKDRERSQQQIADQLTGQVRSKTKARSMVMQQSTFGGRRAGMPIQYVIQAQNIDKLREVLPAFMAEVNSNPTFVMADVNLKFTKPEIKININRDKANMLGVSTQNIGQTLQLALSGQRFGYFFMNGKQYQILGELARQDRNTPMNLQSLYVRNNTGEMIQFDNLVTLKESTAPPQLFRYNRFVAATISSGLAKGKTISEGIAEMDKIADKVLDDTFRTALAGESKDFKESSSSLLFAFGLALVLIFLVLAAQFESFKDPVIVMMTVPLALVGALIFMWYFGITMNIFSQIGLIMLIGLVSKNGILIVEFANQRQEAGMSKLDAIRYAAAARFRPILMTSLATIFGILPLALGLGEGAQSRIAMGIAVVGGMTLSTFLTLYVVPSIYLLVSTETNKVKNEK; this is translated from the coding sequence ATGAGTCTTTCGTCAACCAGTATCAAGCGGCCCGTTCTCACAACGGTGTTTTCGCTTGTCATTATATTGTTCGGATTTATCGGGCTTACTTACCTTGGTGTACGTGAATTTCCCAGCGTTGACCCGGCGGTAATCACTGTTAACACTACATATCCCGGTGCAAACTCCGATGTAATTGAAACCCAGATAACCGAACCGCTTGAACAGAATATTAACGGCATACCCGGTATCCGTACGCTTACCAGTGTCAGCCGCCAGGGATCCAGCAGTATAACCGTTGAATTTGAACTCAGCGTGGATCTTGAAACCGCTGCAAATGACGTGAGGGATAAAGTTTCGCAGGCCCAGCGCTTATTACCGAGGGATGTTGACCCACCTGTAGTGGCCAAGGCTGACGCCGATGCAGAACCGATTATGATGCTTGCCATCAAGAGCAACAAGCGGTCACTGCTCGAGCTTTCAGAGATTGCGGACCTCACTTTCAAAGAACAGCTTCAGACAATACCGGGCGTTAGTGCCGTGATGATCTGGGGTGAGAAAAGATATGCCATGCGGTTGTGGCTCGATCCTGCTAAACTGGCCGGTTACGGACTCACCCCTCTTGATGTTCGCAATGCAATTGGCCGTGAGAATGTTGAATTACCGTCCGGTAGTGTTGAAGGCAATACAACGGAGCTCACCATTCGAACCCTGGGATTGATGACAACCCCTGCACAATTTGATAATTTAATCATCAAGCAGCAGGGCGACCAGGTTGTCAGGGTCAGTGATATCGGGCGTGCCGAGCTGGGACCTGAAGATATCCGCGGTATCCTTAAAATGAACGGCGTTCCCATGGTGGCAACTGTTATAATTCCCCAACCCGGCGCAAATCATATCGACATCACGGATGAAGTATACCAGAGGCTTGCCTTTATGCAAAGGGATCTTCCGGATGATATCAATGTTGAAGTGGGATTCGACAATACAGAATATATAAGGTCTTCCATCAAGGAGGTTGAGGATACAATCATGATCGCATTCATCCTTGTTGTTGTTATTATTTTCTTCTTCCTCAGGAACTGGCGTACAACACTGATTCCTATCATCGTTATCCCGGTATCCCTTATTGGCGCCTTCTTTATCATGTACCTGGCAGGCTTTACGATCAATGTTCTTACCCTGCTTGCAATTGTGCTTGCAATAGGTATCGTGGTTGACGATGCCATTGTTATGATGGAGAATATTTACGTGAAAATTGAAAATGGCATGGATCCCATGGAGGCCGGTTTAAAAGGATCGGATGAAATTTTCTTTGCCATTGTAGCCACTACTATTACGCTGATTGCCGTATTCTTTCCGATTGTTTTCCTCCAGGGAATTACAGGCAGACTATTTCGCGAATTCAGTATTGTACTCGCAGGTTCTGTAGCCATCTCAGCATTTGTGGCCCTTACGCTTACCCCTATGCTGTCGACCAAAATGCTCAGGCCGCACAGTACACATGGCTGGATGTTCAGGAAAACAGAAGGATTCTTTGTCCGGTTGAACGATGGGTATAAAAATTCGCTTGACAGTTTCTTTAAAAGGAAATGGATTGCCATTCCGATTGTGGTTGGCGGAATAGGACTGATAGTTCTCCTTTGGTTTAAAATACCGGCAGAAATGGCCCCGCTCGAGGACCGTTCCCAGATAAATCTAAATACGGTGGCGCCTGAAGGTGCCACTTATGAATACCGACTGGCATACGGAGAAGACCTTGCTGATATGGTTAATAAAACAGTTCCGGAGGCCGATAAAATCCAGATGATGGTCAGGAATAATTTCAGCTTTGTGAGAATTGTCCTCAAAAAACCCAAAGACAGAGAACGCTCACAGCAACAGATAGCCGACCAGCTTACTGGACAGGTACGATCAAAGACAAAAGCAAGGTCAATGGTTATGCAGCAGTCCACTTTCGGCGGAAGGCGTGCCGGAATGCCTATCCAATATGTAATACAGGCTCAGAACATCGACAAGCTTCGTGAAGTGCTGCCTGCCTTTATGGCGGAAGTGAATTCCAACCCTACTTTTGTGATGGCCGACGTCAACCTGAAATTCACCAAACCTGAAATCAAGATCAATATCAACCGCGATAAGGCCAACATGCTTGGTGTCTCCACCCAGAATATCGGGCAAACCCTTCAGCTGGCGCTCAGCGGACAACGTTTCGGATATTTTTTCATGAACGGGAAACAATACCAGATACTCGGCGAACTGGCGCGCCAGGACAGGAACACCCCGATGAACCTGCAATCGCTTTATGTGAGGAACAATACAGGCGAAATGATCCAGTTCGACAACCTTGTTACGCTGAAAGAAAGCACAGCACCACCGCAGTTGTTCCGCTACAATCGTTTTGTTGCCGCTACAATATCTTCGGGACTTGCAAAAGGAAAGACAATCAGTGAAGGAATTGCAGAAATGGACAAAATTGCCGATAAAGTTCTAGATGATACATTCAGAACTGCATTGGCTGGTGAATCAAAAGATTTCAAGGAGAGTTCATCAAGCCTGTTGTTTGCTTTCGGGCTGGCGCTTGTGCTGATCTTCCTAGTACTTGCCGCGCAATTCGAGAGTTTCAAAGATCCTGTCATCGTCATGATGACTGTCCCGCTTGCTCTTGTCGGTGCACTCATATTTATGTGGTACTTCGGGATTACGATGAATATCTTCAGTCAGATCGGCCTTATTATGCTTATCGGGCTGGTTTCAAAAAATGGTATTCTCATCGTTGAATTTGCCAACCAGAGACAGGAGGCCGGAATGTCTAAGCTTGATGCCATCCGGTATGCGGCTGCAGCCCGATTTAGGCCAATCCTGATGACCAGTCTGGCAACCATTTTTGGTATTCTTCCGCTTGCTCTGGGCCTTGGCGAAGGAGCACAAAGCCGTATTGCTATGGGTATTGCTGTTGTGGGTGGTATGACCCTGTCAACCTTTCTCACACTTTATGTTGTTCCGTCGATTTATTTATTGGTATCCACTGAAACGAACAAAGTAAAAAATGAAAAGTAG
- the rsmH gene encoding 16S rRNA (cytosine(1402)-N(4))-methyltransferase RsmH produces MNGYHIPVLLKESVDGLNISPSGTYVDVTFGGGGHSSEILKKLDTGRLFAFDQDEDAAGNIPTHAGFTFIQGNFRFIRNYMRYYGVEHIDGLLADLGVSSHHFNSAERGFTYRSDASLDMRMNRNSRLTAEIVINEYEESALVSIFREFGELFQARKIASMLVHARAKQRIMSVNQLIDVISPVIPRQTENQFLSKLFQAIRIEVNQELQSLEEMLSGAAELLNPKGRLVVISYHSLEDRLVKNFMRWGNTKEEPEKDLFGNKSEPFTAVTRKPVVPTEAEILSNSRARSARLRIAEKK; encoded by the coding sequence ATGAATGGATATCACATACCGGTTCTGTTAAAAGAAAGTGTTGACGGTCTGAACATCAGCCCGTCGGGCACCTATGTAGACGTCACTTTTGGTGGCGGAGGACACTCGTCTGAAATACTAAAAAAACTCGATACAGGCAGATTATTTGCTTTTGACCAGGATGAAGATGCGGCCGGTAATATTCCAACGCATGCCGGATTCACTTTCATTCAGGGAAACTTCAGGTTCATCCGTAATTACATGAGGTATTACGGTGTGGAACATATCGACGGATTACTCGCTGATCTGGGTGTTTCGTCTCATCATTTCAATTCGGCTGAAAGAGGCTTTACTTATCGGAGTGATGCTTCGCTCGATATGAGGATGAACCGGAACAGCAGGCTTACGGCAGAAATTGTGATAAATGAGTATGAGGAATCTGCTCTTGTTTCGATTTTCCGTGAATTCGGAGAATTGTTCCAGGCACGGAAAATTGCATCCATGCTTGTGCATGCAAGAGCAAAGCAACGAATCATGTCTGTAAACCAGCTCATTGATGTGATTAGTCCTGTAATTCCCCGGCAAACCGAGAACCAGTTCCTGTCGAAACTTTTCCAGGCTATCCGTATTGAGGTAAACCAGGAGCTTCAAAGCCTTGAGGAAATGCTCAGCGGTGCTGCAGAATTACTAAACCCAAAAGGCCGGCTTGTTGTTATCAGTTATCATTCTCTTGAAGACCGGCTGGTAAAGAATTTCATGAGGTGGGGAAATACAAAAGAAGAGCCTGAAAAAGATTTATTCGGAAATAAGTCAGAGCCATTTACGGCTGTTACCCGGAAACCTGTTGTACCCACTGAAGCTGAGATACTAAGCAATTCAAGGGCAAGAAGCGCCCGGTTAAGGATTGCTGAAAAGAAATGA
- a CDS encoding 1-acyl-sn-glycerol-3-phosphate acyltransferase — protein MEADKATTPVHAVNVRKVFHDKNARLAGMLPGFLYSYLERVIHQDGINRFLAESGHKYGHEFAKAIISAFKVTVEVKGLENLADDKRYIFASNHPLGGFDGVLLMDILNNRYKEARILANDILMNIKNLIPLFIPINKHGKQATESADMLHQSYLSDMQIITFPAGLVSRKIHGRVMDLEWKKNFISKAVQYQRDIVPVHCTGRNSNFFYNLANLRKKLGIKANIEMLYLVDETFRHTGEHVVVTFGRPIPYTIFDRSRTPAQWAKYVKEQAYGLAGITDVPV, from the coding sequence ATGGAAGCAGATAAGGCTACTACTCCAGTCCATGCAGTGAATGTGAGGAAGGTTTTTCACGATAAAAATGCCAGGCTTGCCGGCATGTTGCCCGGGTTCCTTTACAGTTACCTCGAAAGGGTCATTCACCAGGATGGTATCAACCGGTTCCTGGCAGAAAGCGGGCATAAGTACGGTCATGAATTTGCAAAAGCCATAATCAGCGCGTTTAAGGTAACTGTAGAAGTAAAAGGATTGGAAAACCTGGCCGATGACAAACGGTATATTTTTGCTTCAAATCATCCGCTTGGCGGATTCGACGGCGTGTTACTGATGGATATTCTGAATAACCGGTACAAAGAGGCAAGGATTCTTGCCAATGACATCCTGATGAATATTAAGAATCTCATCCCGCTGTTCATTCCCATCAATAAGCATGGAAAACAGGCAACTGAATCTGCCGATATGTTGCACCAGTCGTACCTTTCTGACATGCAAATCATTACTTTTCCGGCCGGACTGGTTTCCAGGAAAATTCACGGCAGGGTGATGGACCTTGAATGGAAGAAGAATTTTATTTCGAAAGCGGTTCAATATCAACGGGACATTGTGCCGGTTCACTGCACCGGAAGAAATTCAAATTTCTTTTATAACCTGGCTAACCTCAGGAAAAAGCTGGGAATCAAGGCCAATATTGAAATGCTTTACCTGGTCGACGAAACCTTCAGGCACACCGGTGAGCATGTGGTTGTCACGTTTGGCAGGCCGATTCCTTATACAATCTTTGACCGTTCACGCACTCCCGCACAATGGGCGAAGTATGTAAAAGAACAGGCGTATGGACTGGCGGGGATTACGGATGTGCCGGTTTAG
- a CDS encoding efflux RND transporter periplasmic adaptor subunit, with protein MKNKKFRTILTVIIIVFIAVIIFYPKIKPLFSGQGKGGPGKMMGMGGMGGGQQTLMASGYLIKPVEMKEMKLSSGTILPDEEVDLTFETSGKIVGINFKEGTRVKKGDLLAKINDKPLQAQLLKLVSQKKLAEEKEFRQRSLLEKDAISRESYDQVATELQSIEADILLIQARIAETELRAPFDGIIGLRLLSEGSYASPQTKIVRLVKTSPLKIEFAIPERYANEIKPGFPVEFTIEGNSNVFRASVYAIDPKIDINTRTIVVRALYPNTKNELKPGRFASINMQLAQIDNTIAIPTEALIPEMEGEKVFVFNGGKASTRKVTTGLRTEALIQITDGLKFGDTLLTSGILQLREGIPVQLDTVVVKE; from the coding sequence ATGAAAAATAAGAAATTCAGGACTATCCTGACGGTAATAATCATTGTTTTCATTGCTGTTATTATTTTTTATCCCAAGATTAAGCCTCTTTTCAGTGGTCAGGGCAAAGGCGGTCCCGGCAAAATGATGGGTATGGGTGGCATGGGTGGAGGCCAGCAAACACTTATGGCCAGCGGTTACCTGATTAAACCGGTGGAGATGAAAGAAATGAAGCTCAGTTCAGGTACGATATTGCCTGATGAAGAGGTGGACCTGACATTTGAAACATCCGGGAAAATTGTGGGCATTAATTTTAAAGAAGGAACCCGGGTAAAAAAGGGTGATCTCCTTGCTAAAATAAATGATAAGCCCTTACAGGCTCAACTTCTTAAACTCGTATCGCAGAAGAAACTGGCTGAAGAAAAGGAATTCCGTCAGAGAAGCCTTCTTGAAAAAGATGCAATAAGTCGTGAGAGCTATGATCAGGTGGCCACCGAACTTCAATCGATTGAGGCTGACATTCTGCTCATACAGGCCCGCATAGCTGAAACGGAATTACGTGCGCCCTTTGACGGAATTATTGGTTTACGCCTGCTGAGCGAAGGTAGTTATGCGTCTCCGCAAACCAAGATTGTCAGGCTTGTTAAAACCAGTCCCCTTAAAATTGAATTTGCCATTCCCGAAAGATATGCAAATGAAATTAAGCCCGGTTTCCCCGTTGAATTCACAATCGAAGGAAATAGTAATGTTTTCAGGGCATCTGTATATGCCATTGATCCCAAGATCGACATTAACACAAGGACAATTGTGGTAAGGGCGTTATACCCAAATACAAAAAATGAACTGAAGCCCGGACGGTTTGCCAGTATTAATATGCAGCTTGCCCAGATTGACAATACAATTGCAATCCCTACTGAAGCACTTATTCCTGAAATGGAGGGCGAAAAAGTGTTTGTCTTTAATGGGGGAAAAGCTTCAACCCGTAAGGTTACAACAGGTCTGAGAACCGAGGCGCTTATACAGATAACCGACGGATTGAAATTTGGCGACACACTGCTGACATCCGGTATATTGCAGTTACGTGAAGGTATTCCTGTTCAGTTGGATACCGTTGTAGTTAAGGAATAA